One Cynocephalus volans isolate mCynVol1 chromosome 7, mCynVol1.pri, whole genome shotgun sequence genomic region harbors:
- the POLR1D gene encoding protein POLR1D, translating to MEEDQELERKAIEELLKEAKRGKTRAETMGPMGWMKCPLAGTNKRFLINTIKNTLPSHKEQDHEQKEGNKEPAKSQDQKEENPKKHRSHPYKHSFHARGSVSYSPPRKRSTQDKYEKRPHRR from the exons ATGGAAGAGGACCAGGAGCTGGAAAG GAAAGCAATAGAAGAACTGCTTAAGGAGGCAAAACGTGGGAAAACTAGAGCAGAAACAATGGGACCTATGGGTTG gatgAAGTGTCCTCTTGCTGGTACAAATAAAAGATTTCTCATTAACACAATTAAGAACACACTGCCCTCGCATAAAGAGCAAGACCATGAACAAAAAGAAGGCAATAAGGAACCTGCAAAAAGCCaggaccagaaagaagaaaaccctaagAAGCACAGAAGCCATCCTTATAAGCACAGCTTCCACGCCCGGGGCTCAGTCAGTTATTCCCCACCCAGGAAGCGGAGCACCCAGGACAAGTATGAAAAGCGACCCCACAGGCGGTGA
- the LOC134382235 gene encoding DNA-directed RNA polymerases I and III subunit RPAC2: MEEDQELERKISGLKTSMAEGERKTALEMVQAAGTDRHCVTFVLHEEDHTLGNSLRYMIMKNPEVEFCGYTTTHPSESKINLRIQTRGAVPAVEPFQRGLNELMNVCQHVLDKFEASIKDYKDQKASRNESTF; the protein is encoded by the exons ATGGAAGAGGACCAGGAGCTGGAAAG AAAAATATCTGGATTGAAGACCTCAATGGCTGAAGGCGAGAGGAAGACAGCCCTGGAAATGGTCCAGGCAGCTGGAACAGATAGACACTGTGTGACATTTGTATTGCACGAGGAGGACCATACCCTAGGAAATTCTCTGCGTTACATGATCATGAAGAACCCGGAAGTGGAATTTTGTGGTTACACTACGACCCATCCTTCAGAGAGCAAAATTAATTTACGCATTCAGACTCGAGGTGCTGTCCCAGCTGTTGAACCATTTCAGAGAGGCCTGAATGAGCTCATGAATGTCTGCCAACATGTGCTTGACAAGTTCGAGGCCAGCATAAAGGACTATAAGGATCAAAAAGCAAGCAGAAATGAATCCACATTCTAG